From one Rhizobium sp. CIAT894 genomic stretch:
- a CDS encoding DNA translocase FtsK, whose translation MRFPRTNLTDAGDFSSGIETELPDENPREKPAAPIWQSNFSLAPNVRFTRTPETLISRRREPNEPVRDDSQLGQQAIRIEPVAVDVPFDIYLPEPDEIPAAPDMVELQPPPLAEEAAAPVFRATAELSSISDFAFWEVMAFEEAEPVRAPPLISFPKAESAPESITSLFRIMEWRPGRPAPAPAVSRPVPPPAVSAKVAIRPPVGPSLEKPRRIPVEAPVAPAPQAIQLPPIAPAPQIASAPELSPQPPRTPPVAAVLPSPRLVARPERIDASGYEFPPRALLQEPPERLGEIMSQETLEQNAGLLESVLEDFGVKGEIIHVRPGPVVTLYEFEPAPGVKSSRVIGLADDIARSMSALSARVAVVPGRNVIGIELPNVTRETVYFREMIESDDFEKSGYKLALGLGKTIGGEPVIAELAKMPHLLVAGTTGSGKSVAINTMILSLLYRMTPEQCRLIMVDPKMLELSVYDGIPHLLTPVVTDPKKAVMALKWAVREMEERYRKMSRLGVRNIDGYNGRVSQAREKGETIHIMVQVGFDRQTGAPIEESQELDLAPMPYIVVIVDEMADLMMVAGKEIEGAIQRLAQMARAAGIHLIMATQRPSVDVITGTIKANFPTRISFQVTSKIDSRTILGEQGAEQLLGQGDMLHMQGGGRIARVHGPFVSDAEVEKVVAHLKTQGRPEYLDTVTADEEEETEEEEGGAVFDKSAMGAEDGDELYQQAVKVVMRDKKCSTSYIQRRLGIGYNRAASLVERMEKEGLVGPANHVGKREIVSGRSEGD comes from the coding sequence ATGCGTTTTCCCAGAACCAATTTGACGGACGCCGGTGACTTTTCCAGCGGGATTGAAACGGAGCTTCCGGATGAAAATCCGAGAGAAAAGCCGGCGGCGCCCATCTGGCAGAGCAATTTTTCCCTCGCGCCGAACGTCCGTTTCACCCGCACGCCGGAAACGCTGATCAGCAGACGGCGCGAGCCGAACGAGCCCGTTCGCGATGATTCGCAGCTTGGACAGCAGGCGATACGGATCGAGCCGGTCGCCGTCGACGTGCCCTTCGATATCTATCTGCCGGAGCCGGATGAAATTCCCGCGGCACCTGACATGGTCGAACTGCAGCCGCCCCCCTTGGCTGAAGAGGCCGCCGCGCCGGTCTTCCGCGCCACCGCCGAGCTTTCCTCCATTTCGGATTTCGCCTTCTGGGAAGTCATGGCCTTCGAAGAGGCCGAGCCGGTTCGCGCGCCGCCCTTGATCTCGTTCCCGAAGGCTGAGAGCGCGCCCGAATCGATCACGTCGCTGTTCCGCATCATGGAATGGCGCCCCGGCCGGCCGGCTCCCGCTCCGGCCGTCTCCCGCCCGGTTCCGCCGCCGGCGGTCTCGGCAAAGGTCGCCATACGTCCTCCGGTCGGCCCTTCGCTGGAAAAACCCAGGCGCATTCCTGTCGAGGCCCCGGTCGCGCCGGCACCTCAGGCAATACAGCTGCCTCCGATCGCGCCAGCGCCCCAGATTGCGTCCGCTCCTGAGCTCTCGCCGCAACCGCCGCGCACGCCGCCTGTCGCCGCGGTTCTGCCGTCGCCGCGCCTCGTCGCGCGGCCCGAAAGGATCGACGCTTCAGGCTATGAATTCCCGCCGCGCGCCCTCCTGCAGGAGCCGCCGGAACGCCTCGGCGAGATCATGTCGCAGGAGACGCTGGAACAGAATGCCGGCCTTCTGGAAAGCGTGCTGGAGGATTTCGGCGTGAAGGGCGAGATCATCCATGTCCGTCCCGGCCCTGTTGTCACGCTTTATGAATTCGAGCCTGCGCCGGGGGTAAAGTCGTCCCGTGTCATCGGCCTCGCAGATGACATCGCCCGTTCGATGTCGGCGCTTTCGGCCCGCGTTGCCGTCGTGCCCGGACGCAACGTCATCGGCATCGAATTGCCGAATGTCACCCGTGAAACCGTCTATTTCCGCGAGATGATCGAAAGCGACGATTTCGAAAAGAGTGGCTACAAGCTGGCGCTCGGCCTCGGCAAGACGATCGGTGGCGAGCCCGTCATCGCCGAGCTTGCCAAGATGCCGCATCTGCTCGTCGCCGGCACCACCGGCTCGGGTAAATCGGTCGCCATCAACACGATGATCCTGTCGCTGCTCTACCGGATGACGCCGGAACAGTGCCGTCTCATCATGGTCGATCCCAAGATGCTCGAACTGTCTGTCTATGACGGCATTCCGCACCTGCTGACACCCGTTGTCACCGATCCCAAGAAAGCCGTCATGGCGCTGAAATGGGCGGTGCGCGAAATGGAGGAGCGCTATCGCAAGATGTCGCGCCTCGGCGTGCGCAATATCGACGGTTACAACGGCCGCGTCTCCCAGGCCCGTGAAAAGGGCGAGACCATCCATATCATGGTCCAGGTCGGCTTCGACCGGCAGACCGGCGCGCCGATCGAGGAGAGCCAGGAGCTGGATCTGGCGCCGATGCCCTATATCGTCGTCATCGTCGACGAGATGGCCGACCTGATGATGGTCGCCGGCAAGGAAATCGAAGGCGCAATCCAGCGTTTGGCGCAAATGGCGCGCGCGGCCGGCATCCATCTGATCATGGCGACACAGCGCCCCTCCGTCGACGTCATCACCGGCACGATCAAGGCGAACTTCCCGACCCGCATCTCCTTCCAGGTGACCTCGAAGATCGACAGCCGCACCATTCTCGGCGAACAGGGCGCCGAACAGCTGCTCGGCCAGGGCGACATGCTGCATATGCAGGGCGGCGGGCGCATTGCCCGCGTCCATGGTCCCTTCGTCTCGGATGCCGAGGTCGAAAAGGTTGTTGCCCATCTGAAGACGCAGGGGCGTCCCGAATATCTCGACACCGTCACCGCCGATGAGGAAGAAGAGACAGAAGAGGAAGAGGGCGGCGCCGTTTTCGACAAGAGCGCTATGGGCGCGGAGGATGGCGACGAGCTTTACCAACAGGCTGTGAAGGTCGTCATGCGCGACAAGAAATGCTCCACTTCCTACATCCAGCGCCGCCTCGGCATCGGCTACAACAGAGCCGCCTCCCTGGTGGAACGCATGGAAAAGGAAGGCCTTGTCGGTCCGGCCAATCACGTCGGCAAGCGCGAAATCGTCTCCGGGCGGAGCGAGGGCGATTGA
- a CDS encoding GrpB family protein: MRAVKVVDYNPSWPRLFAEISAEISILLGNLVLSIDHIGSTSVPGLAAKPKIDLDIVTISDDVLPTAIDAMRAAGFVFHGDRGEKRWAFTRDHQGYGFKLYLCGPDNRAHRERILFRDYLRDHPERARDYAELKRCLAVEAGGDFDFYTNGKTGFVSETVRLAISGA, translated from the coding sequence ATGCGCGCCGTCAAAGTGGTCGACTACAACCCGTCCTGGCCGCGGCTCTTTGCCGAAATCAGCGCCGAGATCTCCATCCTGCTCGGCAATCTCGTGCTTTCCATCGACCATATCGGCAGTACATCGGTGCCCGGCCTGGCCGCCAAGCCGAAGATCGACCTCGATATCGTCACGATCTCCGACGACGTTCTGCCGACGGCGATCGATGCGATGCGCGCTGCCGGTTTCGTCTTCCACGGCGATCGGGGAGAGAAACGCTGGGCCTTCACCCGGGATCACCAGGGTTACGGATTCAAGCTCTATCTCTGCGGACCCGACAATCGCGCGCACCGCGAGCGCATCCTGTTCCGCGACTATCTCCGGGATCACCCGGAAAGAGCCCGGGACTATGCCGAGCTGAAACGCTGCCTGGCTGTGGAGGCAGGCGGCGATTTTGATTTCTACACCAACGGAAAGACCGGGTTCGTCAGCGAGACCGTGCGATTGGCCATATCCGGGGCGTGA
- a CDS encoding ABC transporter permease, with amino-acid sequence MMVRLLKSLYGAATVIFLLAPLLAILPIAFTSSSFLAYPIPSFSTRWFAELANEDAWRRSIVNSLLIGMGTTLLSTVLGMLASLALRRRIAFGSILRTMFLLPMVVPAVVLGVGLQILFAKLGFPNSFAAVIIAHTVVAVPFVLISITASLEGIDYRVERAATSLGASPAKVFWRVTLPLAMPGVLSGAVLAFATSLDEVVLTLFVAGPNQLTLARQMFSSIRENISPAIVAAAFLFILGTVFLGGLLAIMHKRAARSTIAG; translated from the coding sequence ATGATGGTTCGTTTGCTTAAATCTCTGTACGGCGCGGCAACGGTGATTTTTCTGCTGGCCCCGCTTTTGGCGATCCTTCCGATCGCATTTACCTCCAGCAGTTTCCTGGCTTATCCCATCCCCTCTTTTTCGACCCGCTGGTTTGCGGAACTCGCAAACGAGGACGCCTGGCGCCGGTCCATCGTCAACAGCCTGCTGATCGGTATGGGGACCACTCTGCTTTCAACCGTGCTCGGCATGCTGGCCTCGCTTGCGCTGCGCAGGCGCATTGCCTTCGGCTCGATACTGCGGACAATGTTCCTTCTGCCGATGGTCGTTCCAGCGGTCGTGCTCGGCGTCGGGCTTCAAATCCTGTTTGCCAAGCTCGGATTTCCGAATAGCTTTGCGGCCGTCATCATAGCGCATACGGTTGTCGCCGTACCCTTCGTGCTGATCAGCATTACCGCATCGCTTGAGGGTATCGACTATCGTGTCGAACGGGCGGCGACGAGCCTGGGGGCTTCCCCAGCAAAGGTCTTCTGGAGAGTAACGCTGCCGCTCGCCATGCCGGGCGTGCTGTCAGGCGCGGTGCTTGCTTTTGCCACCTCGCTTGATGAAGTCGTGCTGACACTGTTTGTCGCCGGCCCAAACCAGTTGACGCTCGCGCGCCAGATGTTCTCGTCGATCCGCGAAAACATCAGCCCGGCCATCGTCGCTGCGGCATTTCTCTTCATCCTCGGAACGGTCTTTCTCGGAGGCCTGCTTGCCATCATGCACAAACGCGCCGCCCGTTCCACAATCGCGGGATGA
- a CDS encoding ABC transporter ATP-binding protein, with translation MATPRIRFERVSKSFGTLQVVKDLSLDIERGEFVSLLGPSGSGKTTLLMMAAGFENPTGGSICLDGRRIDHLPPHRREMGVVFQNYALFPHMSVADNIAFPLKMRGIGRSEIDDRVKRALDMVQLSAMSSRKPAQLSGGQQQRVALARALVFEPAVVLMDEPLGALDKQLREQMQLDIRALHKRLELTVVFVTHDQAEALTMSDRIAVFDHGNIEQIGSPRDIYDRPQTRVVAEFIGETNLIEGTVKATGTAGASIEIADGRHVMVSGNASLSVGSRVHISVRPERISLMARGTGSAMNALPTKILDSVYQGDHLRVQLDHDAFRFVVRTDRRSVEWPAGADVVAHFAPDDCWVIAA, from the coding sequence TTGGCTACGCCGCGCATACGCTTTGAAAGAGTCTCCAAATCCTTTGGCACGCTTCAGGTCGTCAAAGACCTGTCGCTCGACATCGAGAGAGGCGAGTTCGTCAGCCTTCTCGGACCTTCGGGTTCCGGCAAGACAACCTTGCTGATGATGGCAGCGGGTTTCGAAAACCCGACCGGCGGCAGCATCTGTCTCGACGGCCGCCGCATCGACCATCTGCCGCCGCATCGGCGCGAAATGGGTGTCGTTTTCCAGAATTATGCACTCTTTCCGCATATGTCGGTCGCCGACAACATCGCCTTTCCGCTGAAGATGCGCGGTATCGGCCGCAGCGAGATCGACGATCGCGTAAAGCGGGCGCTCGACATGGTGCAACTGTCTGCAATGAGCAGCCGCAAGCCGGCCCAGCTCTCCGGTGGCCAGCAGCAGCGCGTGGCACTTGCCCGCGCCCTGGTGTTCGAGCCGGCCGTCGTGCTGATGGACGAGCCGCTTGGTGCGCTTGACAAGCAGTTGCGGGAACAGATGCAACTCGATATCCGCGCGCTCCACAAGCGTCTGGAACTGACCGTGGTGTTCGTAACCCACGATCAGGCCGAGGCGCTTACCATGTCCGATCGCATTGCGGTCTTCGACCATGGGAACATTGAGCAGATCGGTTCGCCGCGTGATATCTATGACCGCCCGCAAACACGCGTCGTCGCCGAATTCATCGGCGAAACCAATCTGATAGAAGGAACGGTGAAGGCGACGGGAACAGCCGGGGCCTCCATCGAGATCGCCGATGGGCGGCATGTGATGGTATCCGGGAATGCCTCCCTCTCGGTCGGAAGCCGCGTCCATATTTCAGTCCGCCCCGAGCGGATTTCTCTTATGGCCCGCGGCACCGGCTCTGCGATGAATGCCTTGCCGACGAAAATACTCGACAGCGTATATCAGGGCGATCACTTGCGGGTACAGCTTGACCACGATGCCTTCCGCTTCGTGGTTCGGACCGACAGGCGATCGGTGGAGTGGCCAGCCGGCGCCGACGTGGTGGCTCATTTCGCACCGGACGATTGCTGGGTGATTGCGGCATGA
- a CDS encoding LysR substrate-binding domain-containing protein encodes MPPLSMVRAFEAVSRLGSMRRAADDLNLSHTVISRHVRNLEAWLGTRLVDAGPRGIRLTAEGRVFAETVGTAFDLIAKSTAELRPAVNRTVLRIWCVPGLATRWLTPRFNQLQLALPGIDFVMRATDLEPDFTRYEADVDIRYSDEPRGNVRWILLERPRMFPVTSPEWISRNAPIRTLDDLVRQPLIHEESRDQWRQWFHKAGFEHEVVLNGPRLWSANLTVDAAVAGQGIALATRLIAADDLRAGRLVELLETDVRLGGYYFVGSRERWNEVTLARFRAWMQQSIAETIGGHSSDETSKPGR; translated from the coding sequence TTGCCACCATTATCCATGGTGCGCGCTTTCGAGGCGGTCAGCCGGCTGGGCTCGATGCGCAGAGCCGCGGATGATCTCAATCTCAGCCACACCGTCATATCCCGTCACGTCCGCAACCTCGAAGCCTGGCTTGGCACGCGGCTTGTCGATGCCGGACCGCGCGGCATCAGGCTGACGGCGGAAGGCCGGGTTTTTGCCGAGACCGTCGGAACCGCTTTCGACCTCATTGCCAAGTCGACGGCGGAATTGCGCCCAGCGGTCAACCGCACCGTCTTGCGCATCTGGTGCGTGCCGGGCCTCGCAACGCGTTGGCTGACGCCGCGCTTCAATCAGCTCCAGCTTGCCTTGCCCGGAATCGATTTCGTGATGCGCGCAACCGATCTCGAACCGGATTTCACGCGTTATGAGGCCGATGTGGACATCCGCTACTCCGACGAGCCAAGAGGAAATGTCCGCTGGATCTTGCTGGAGAGGCCCCGCATGTTTCCGGTTACAAGCCCCGAATGGATCAGCAGGAATGCGCCGATACGCACCCTCGACGATCTGGTGCGCCAGCCGTTGATCCACGAGGAAAGCCGCGACCAGTGGCGGCAATGGTTTCACAAGGCCGGCTTCGAGCATGAAGTCGTTTTGAATGGTCCACGCCTCTGGTCGGCCAATCTGACGGTCGACGCGGCGGTCGCGGGCCAAGGAATAGCGCTTGCTACGCGTTTGATCGCTGCGGATGACCTGCGCGCTGGGCGGCTGGTCGAATTGCTTGAAACGGATGTTCGGCTCGGCGGCTATTATTTCGTCGGATCGCGAGAACGCTGGAATGAAGTGACCTTGGCGCGGTTCCGCGCATGGATGCAACAGTCAATCGCTGAAACTATTGGTGGTCATTCCTCAGATGAAACCAGCAAGCCGGGGCGATAG
- the polA gene encoding DNA polymerase I, with product MKKGDHLFLVDGSGFIFRAFHALPPLTRKTDGLPIGAVSGFCNMLWKLLRDARNTDVGVTPTHLAVIFDYSAKTFRKDLYDAYKANRSAPPEELIPQFGLIREATRAFNLPCIETEGFEADDIIATYARQAEAAGADVTIVSSDKDLMQLVTSNVHMYDSMKDKQIGIPDVVEKWGVPPEKMIDLQAMTGDSVDNVPGIPGIGPKTAAQLLEEYGDLDTLLDRAAEIKQVKRRETILANIEMARLSRELVRLRTDVPLDLDLDALVLEPQNGPKLIGFLKTMEFTTLTRRVAEVCDCDANAIEPAIVRVEWGKAAHGPDLDAAEPAPVAGGIPEVSGESVPVPPRAKAKAAVEGAFSPADLAKARAEAFAALPFDHSAYVTIRDLATLDRWIADARDTGLVAFDTETTSLDAMQAELVGFSLAIADNAADPTGTKIRAAYVPLAHKNGVGDLLGGGLADNQIPMRDALPRLKALLEDPAVLKVAQNLKYDYLLMQRYGVETRSFDDTMLISYVLDAGTGAHGMDPLSEKFLGHTPIPYKDVAGSGKANVTFDLVDIDRATHYAAEDADVTLRLWLVLKPRLAAAGLTSVYERLERPLLPVLARMEARGITVDRQILSRLSGELAQGAARLEDEIYQLAGERFNIGSPKQLGDILFGKMGLAGGSKTKTGQWSTSAQVLEDLAAAGFELPRKIVDWRQLTKLKSTYTDALPGYVHAETKRVHTSYSLASTTTGRLSSSEPNLQNIPVRTAEGRKIRTAFISTPGHKLISADYSQIELRVLAHVAEIPQLTKAFEDGVDIHAMTASEMFGVPVEGMPSEVRRRAKAINFGIIYGISAFGLANQLSIERSEAGDYIKKYFERFPGIRDYMESRKAMARDKGYVETIFGRRINYPEIRSSNPSVRAFNERAAINAPIQGSAADVIRRAMIRMEPALAEAGLAERVRMLLQVHDELIFEVEDEDVERAMPVIVSVMENATMPALEMRVPLRVDARAASNWDEAH from the coding sequence ATGAAAAAAGGCGATCACCTCTTCCTAGTCGATGGTTCCGGATTCATCTTTCGGGCGTTTCATGCACTGCCACCGCTGACCCGCAAGACCGACGGCCTGCCCATCGGCGCCGTTTCCGGTTTCTGCAACATGCTGTGGAAGTTGTTGAGAGATGCGCGCAATACCGATGTCGGCGTGACGCCGACCCACCTTGCCGTCATTTTCGATTATTCCGCCAAGACCTTTCGCAAGGATCTCTACGACGCCTATAAGGCGAACCGCTCGGCGCCCCCGGAAGAACTCATCCCGCAATTCGGCCTCATCAGAGAGGCGACCCGCGCCTTCAACCTGCCCTGCATCGAGACCGAAGGCTTCGAGGCCGACGACATCATCGCCACCTATGCCCGCCAGGCCGAGGCAGCGGGCGCCGACGTCACCATCGTCTCCTCCGACAAGGACCTGATGCAGCTCGTCACATCCAACGTCCACATGTATGACAGCATGAAGGACAAGCAGATCGGCATTCCCGATGTTGTCGAGAAATGGGGCGTGCCGCCGGAAAAGATGATCGACCTGCAGGCGATGACCGGCGATTCCGTCGACAATGTTCCCGGCATTCCCGGCATCGGCCCGAAAACCGCCGCCCAGCTGCTCGAGGAATATGGCGATCTCGACACGCTGCTCGACCGCGCCGCCGAGATCAAGCAGGTCAAGCGCCGCGAGACGATTCTGGCCAATATCGAGATGGCGAGGCTCTCGCGCGAACTCGTGCGGCTGCGCACCGATGTGCCGCTCGATCTCGACCTCGACGCGCTGGTGCTGGAGCCGCAGAACGGCCCGAAGCTGATCGGCTTCCTGAAGACGATGGAATTCACCACGCTGACGCGTCGCGTTGCCGAAGTCTGCGATTGCGATGCCAATGCCATCGAGCCGGCCATCGTCCGCGTCGAATGGGGCAAGGCGGCCCACGGGCCCGATCTCGATGCGGCGGAGCCTGCGCCCGTTGCCGGCGGCATCCCCGAGGTCTCGGGCGAATCGGTCCCGGTACCGCCGCGCGCCAAGGCGAAGGCTGCCGTCGAAGGCGCTTTTTCGCCCGCCGATCTTGCCAAGGCGCGGGCCGAAGCCTTTGCGGCGCTGCCTTTCGATCATTCGGCCTATGTGACGATCCGCGATCTGGCGACACTCGACCGCTGGATCGCCGATGCACGCGATACCGGCCTCGTCGCTTTCGACACCGAGACCACGTCGCTGGATGCGATGCAGGCCGAGCTTGTCGGTTTTTCGCTGGCGATCGCCGATAATGCGGCCGATCCCACGGGCACGAAAATCCGCGCCGCCTATGTGCCGCTCGCCCACAAGAACGGCGTCGGCGATCTGCTCGGCGGCGGCCTTGCCGACAACCAGATCCCCATGCGCGATGCCTTGCCGCGGCTGAAGGCATTGCTGGAGGATCCTGCGGTTCTGAAGGTCGCGCAGAATCTGAAATACGACTACCTGCTGATGCAGCGCTACGGCGTCGAGACCAGAAGTTTCGACGACACGATGCTGATCTCCTACGTGCTCGACGCCGGCACCGGCGCCCATGGCATGGACCCGCTCTCGGAAAAATTCCTCGGCCATACGCCGATCCCCTACAAGGATGTGGCGGGCAGCGGCAAGGCGAACGTCACCTTCGATCTCGTCGATATCGACCGCGCCACCCATTATGCCGCCGAAGACGCCGACGTGACACTGCGCCTGTGGCTGGTGCTGAAGCCGAGGCTGGCCGCGGCCGGGCTGACGAGTGTCTATGAACGGCTGGAGCGGCCGCTGCTGCCGGTGCTGGCGCGCATGGAAGCGCGGGGGATCACCGTCGACCGGCAGATCCTCTCGCGCCTGTCGGGTGAGCTGGCCCAGGGTGCCGCGCGTTTGGAAGACGAGATCTACCAGCTCGCCGGCGAGCGGTTCAATATCGGCTCGCCGAAGCAGCTGGGCGATATCCTGTTCGGCAAGATGGGCCTTGCCGGCGGCAGCAAGACGAAGACCGGGCAATGGTCCACCTCCGCGCAGGTGCTCGAGGATCTGGCCGCCGCCGGTTTCGAGCTGCCGCGCAAGATCGTCGACTGGCGCCAGCTCACCAAGCTGAAATCCACCTATACCGACGCGCTGCCCGGCTACGTCCACGCGGAGACCAAGCGGGTCCATACCTCCTATTCGCTGGCATCGACGACGACGGGGCGCCTGTCCTCTTCCGAACCGAACCTGCAGAACATTCCGGTGCGCACCGCCGAAGGCCGCAAGATCCGCACCGCCTTCATTTCGACGCCAGGCCACAAGCTGATTTCGGCCGATTACAGCCAGATCGAATTGCGCGTGCTTGCCCATGTGGCCGAAATCCCGCAGCTGACCAAGGCTTTCGAGGATGGCGTCGACATTCACGCCATGACGGCCTCGGAAATGTTCGGCGTGCCGGTCGAAGGCATGCCGAGTGAGGTACGCCGCCGCGCCAAGGCGATCAATTTCGGCATCATCTACGGCATCTCGGCCTTCGGTCTCGCCAACCAGCTGTCGATCGAGCGTTCGGAAGCCGGCGATTACATCAAGAAGTATTTCGAGCGTTTCCCCGGCATTCGCGACTATATGGAAAGCCGCAAGGCCATGGCCCGCGACAAGGGCTATGTCGAGACGATCTTCGGCCGGCGAATCAACTATCCCGAAATCCGCTCGTCCAATCCGTCCGTGCGCGCCTTCAACGAGCGTGCGGCGATCAATGCGCCGATCCAGGGCTCGGCTGCCGACGTCATCCGCCGGGCGATGATCCGGATGGAGCCGGCCCTTGCCGAAGCCGGCCTTGCCGAGCGTGTCCGCATGCTGCTGCAGGTGCATGACGAACTGATCTTCGAGGTCGAGGACGAGGATGTCGAAAGGGCGATGCCGGTCATCGTCTCGGTGATGGAAAACGCCACCATGCCGGCGCTCGAAATGCGCGTGCCGCTGCGTGTCGATGCGCGCGCCGCCAGCAATTGGGACGAGGCGCATTGA
- a CDS encoding ABC transporter substrate-binding protein gives MKLKNRSTIAALGLLSLAVAAGPSVARDLTIASWGGNFQDAQRKIFFQPFSEGTGKPLLDEAWDGGIGVLQAKVKAGNPSWDAVEVEADELALGCADGLFEKVDWSKLGGKDAFLPSAVSDCGVGSIVWSTAIAYDGAKIAKGPESWADFWDVKKFPGKRALRKGPKYTLESALMADGVPADQVYEVLATPAGVDRAFAKLDALKPSLVWWTSGAQPLQLLASGEVAMTSAYNGRITGINRSEGRKFKVVWPGSIYAVDSWVVLKGAENKDAAFDFVAFASKSENQAKLPQYIAYGLTNTEAGKTLPPDQLADLPTTPANMQGAVSLDTDFWIDNSEALTKRFDAWLAQ, from the coding sequence ATGAAACTCAAGAACAGGTCTACAATTGCAGCGCTGGGACTGCTGTCATTGGCAGTTGCTGCGGGGCCGAGCGTGGCCAGGGACCTCACCATAGCTTCCTGGGGTGGGAACTTTCAGGATGCTCAACGAAAGATTTTTTTCCAACCCTTTTCCGAAGGCACCGGCAAGCCCTTGCTCGATGAGGCCTGGGATGGCGGCATCGGTGTACTTCAGGCGAAGGTCAAAGCCGGCAATCCTTCCTGGGATGCCGTGGAAGTCGAGGCGGACGAGCTTGCGCTCGGCTGTGCCGACGGTCTTTTTGAAAAGGTGGACTGGAGCAAGCTCGGCGGCAAGGATGCATTCCTTCCATCCGCCGTCAGCGATTGCGGTGTCGGCTCCATCGTTTGGTCGACAGCGATCGCCTATGACGGCGCAAAGATTGCCAAAGGCCCCGAATCCTGGGCCGATTTCTGGGACGTGAAGAAATTTCCGGGCAAGCGTGCGCTGCGCAAGGGGCCGAAATACACGCTCGAATCCGCGCTGATGGCCGATGGCGTGCCGGCCGACCAGGTTTACGAGGTCCTGGCGACACCGGCAGGCGTCGACCGCGCCTTTGCCAAGCTTGACGCCTTGAAGCCGAGCCTGGTCTGGTGGACCTCGGGCGCCCAGCCGCTGCAACTGCTTGCTTCCGGCGAGGTTGCCATGACCAGCGCCTATAACGGCCGCATCACCGGCATCAACCGCTCGGAAGGCAGGAAGTTCAAGGTTGTCTGGCCGGGCAGCATCTACGCCGTGGACAGCTGGGTCGTCCTCAAGGGTGCCGAAAACAAGGATGCGGCCTTTGACTTCGTCGCCTTCGCCAGCAAGTCTGAAAATCAGGCAAAACTGCCGCAATATATAGCCTACGGTCTTACGAACACAGAAGCCGGCAAGACCCTGCCGCCCGACCAGTTGGCGGACCTGCCGACGACCCCGGCCAACATGCAGGGCGCCGTCAGCCTCGATACGGACTTCTGGATCGACAATTCGGAAGCGCTGACCAAAAGGTTCGACGCCTGGTTGGCACAGTAG
- a CDS encoding ABC transporter permease, which translates to MNAFRQSIGSLALVLPLTLFLGVFFMWPLLTVLEQAVSDPVVSQNLPRTTAAVSTWNRISPPSDDMRTALVDDLKSIDDDQNLGEVVRRLNSAQPGFRTLMRKTVAAVKDGAGAATLGEVDPRWNDAAFWRAIAEATNPYTDRNLLAAVDLQHDTSGAIVAMPVGESANQAILLRTFGVAAVVTLATCLIGLPYAMLVAATSGWRRQLLLAAVLLPLWTSLLVRTAAWYILLQDKGLINSSLLSLGLVSDPLPLLFNRTGVVIAMTHVLLPFMVLPIYSVLIAIPRNLMPAAASLGARPIRAFLHILLPLTLRGIASGGLLVFMAALGYYITPALIGGPKDQMISSVIAFYATGSANWGMAGALGIVLLAATIVLYGVYGRLTTKTAGA; encoded by the coding sequence ATGAACGCTTTCCGTCAAAGCATCGGCAGCCTCGCCCTCGTCCTTCCTCTTACCCTGTTCCTGGGTGTCTTCTTCATGTGGCCACTTCTGACGGTGCTCGAGCAGGCGGTGTCCGATCCTGTCGTCAGCCAAAACCTGCCCCGGACGACCGCCGCGGTCTCAACCTGGAACCGTATTTCCCCACCCTCCGACGACATGCGGACAGCGCTTGTCGACGACCTGAAATCGATTGACGACGATCAGAATCTGGGCGAGGTGGTCCGTCGACTGAACAGCGCCCAGCCGGGCTTCCGCACTCTGATGAGAAAGACCGTCGCCGCGGTGAAAGACGGCGCTGGGGCGGCAACCCTCGGCGAGGTGGACCCGCGATGGAACGATGCTGCGTTCTGGAGGGCGATCGCCGAAGCGACCAATCCTTATACCGATCGCAACCTCCTTGCCGCGGTTGATCTCCAGCACGACACATCGGGAGCGATCGTGGCGATGCCGGTCGGAGAGTCGGCCAATCAGGCGATTCTTCTAAGAACATTCGGTGTGGCTGCCGTCGTGACCTTGGCAACATGCCTGATCGGCCTGCCATATGCGATGCTGGTCGCAGCCACCAGCGGCTGGCGGCGACAGCTTCTCCTTGCCGCGGTGCTCCTGCCGCTATGGACATCGCTGCTGGTGCGCACCGCGGCGTGGTACATTCTCCTGCAGGACAAGGGGCTTATCAACTCCTCCCTCCTGTCGCTCGGCCTCGTCAGCGACCCGTTGCCACTTCTCTTCAACCGAACGGGTGTCGTTATCGCCATGACGCATGTTCTGCTGCCCTTCATGGTCCTCCCGATCTACAGTGTCCTCATCGCAATCCCCCGAAATCTCATGCCGGCGGCAGCCTCCCTCGGGGCGAGACCGATCCGGGCCTTTCTGCATATCCTGTTGCCCTTGACATTGCGCGGTATCGCTTCCGGCGGGCTGCTCGTTTTCATGGCAGCGCTCGGTTACTACATCACGCCGGCGCTCATCGGGGGGCCGAAAGACCAGATGATCAGTTCGGTGATTGCCTTCTATGCCACCGGCTCCGCCAATTGGGGCATGGCCGGCGCGCTCGGCATCGTGCTGCTCGCCGCGACCATCGTGCTCTATGGCGTCTATGGCCGGCTCACGACGAAGACGGCAGGTGCATGA